CAAATGATAGATTTTTTGCCATGGAGTGCATAAGCCATTCAACTGAAAAGTCATCCAgcaactaaaggaaaaaaaaaagcttgtgcACCACAACTTAATGTTTGTGTTCTTCTAATCTAGAACTCTTAGAAATCCCTGGgaagttattttttgttgttcatCATGTTTATCAATCCTTCTGGGAAAAAGAGCTTAACTTTGTTatagaaacagaaaaagtgCATAGTTCTGTTCTCCAACTCTACCACAACTCTACACAAATGTAGCTGTAATATACCTATTCCTAAACAAGTAGGAAGATTGtaggaaaaattcaagatcagaattttctcttttgatttccTTTAGATACCAGCTACACTTTCTCCTTTTAGCAGATGGAACTTTTATAACTTCTAAAAAGCATAAGCAAACACCAATGTTCGCCCAGCAGCTCAAGAAAATTAACAACCTGAAACATGTTTATCCTCTTCTTCCTACTGGATGGACTAAGCAATTGCCATTGATATTGTAGTACTCTTTTCTCCCTAGTCCTGAATCTCACGTGTCTTACCAAAGCCTATGAAAAGCTGTCCCGGAAAAGCTAGTTGGGGGACCCCAGTAGTAAGACATAGTCTGCCCTCAAGCTTCAAATATCAGGGCGAGTGAGCACAGGTCGATGATCCAACAGCATATTACAATGTAGTCCTCAgattatttccttttcctattTGGTCCTCAAACTCAGTCTCAACTGGACTAATTCATGCATCCACAGTTTGACCTTTTAGGCCAACCTGGTCACTTGGTTCGTTCGATCATCATAACAAACTGAACAACCTGTGAACCTAATAGAAGAAAATGCCTTGAGTTTCAAGGGGAAACAAAAACCTATTCAACCACCCCCATTCTAAGTTTGATATTGAGCTTACTGTTGCATAAGATAAGTGGACCTGAATGTGTGTTGGAAAATCCCCTATAATTattttgaagaaacaaaataatcaaaagctACTAAAGCGTGCATTGGTCATATACCATTAGCTTGTAGATGCACTGTCCAATATGCAGATAGAGTCCTATAGGAAGTGAACAAGGTATTGGACGATTAAGGGTGCCTAAAGCTGATGGACCAATGTAGAAGGTGAACAAACTGTAGAATGAGGGATTCACTGAGGCTTGGATGGACCAGTAAAAGGTAAACACCTGTGTAGAATCGGAAGATCTCAATACACCTGGAAGTACTAGATTGTAGAAGGTCAACATTAAGTTTAGCGTGAAGGGTGAATAGACTACTAGGACTGTGTGCAAAGCAGCTCCCGCTTCAAACCCAGAGCTCTTTCCAAGATGATTTAAATTCAAATTATGGTCTAGCAACCAATGTCAAGGTCTGGAGTCCGCATAAAGCAACCTGGAGAAAATCAGAAcaggtttttcctcttttgtgcaAGCAGCCATAGAGTGAGACAGCCTGCAAAAGCAGAAGCCTCTGCTTCTGGAAATCTTCTGCTTTGCTCAGGAACACCAAAATGGACGTGCAGCTTGTAAGTCTGCTGAGTCAAGAAGTAAGTCCAACAGATCCTTTGACCTAAAGATGGCTTCCCATGGTTTGTTCGAAGATTGGAAGGAAATTTAAAGTGATCAGGGATTGCTGAGGACTTTGGCGGAGATCAGAACATCTATTCTCAAAGTCCTTGAATACTCTATCTACACACCATAACATCACTGAGATTACTAGTGGATCTCAGCCTTGTTTGTGACTGTTAATCTGAGAGAGTGAATGTAAGCCAAGTGGAAGGCGAAACCACTATACATCAGTTTAAAATATCTTCTATATCTTCAACTATCTTATTAACTGTTAGATAGAAGCAACTGCATCTGCACAAGTATATTTCATTCTACAAAAGAGTTTTTGCAAGTCTTCCAAAAAAAGGTTACAACTTTATTAAACAACCAATTCATCCCCTCTTGGTTATTGTGTTAGCCTTGTCAAAAAAGTTTGAGGTGCAATGCATTCAATAGCCGGCTTATTTCTACGATTCGAACTGGTATATTATGGAattgcaaaataaaattaaaaaaaaattatccttatTTTAACAAATTGATCCTTCAAAAAACCTGGTCAACACTTCTTTAGCTGTGTGGATTTAGAGTTAATTGTGCTCATCTTCTGTacaattttctcaagaactttCTAGTATCTTTGTCCCTATTGGGTCCTCTTACGACATTATCTCCCATAGTTTCGTCAATGTCTAACTGCTAAGTGCGTGTGCGTACATTAAAGTccaatatgaaaaggaaaaggtgaTTGAGAAGCAATATCCAAGAAGAAACATTAGATGACAGAACTGTGACTATAGTTAAGGTTGGATTtaatagaaaataggaaataggaaaaaggCCTAGCAAGTTTAGGAAATTAATGCACAGATTCCAGAAGATGTGCTTGTGCAAGAGCAATTTTGTATGTCTGTGCTATTGGTTGAAGGGCAATACTTTACCATGTATGGCATGTACTCGATCTCATGATTCCCAACAGACCAGATCCAGGGTTGATACGCAGCACTTTTTTCAACAAAGCGCCCCCATGTATCCCACCTTGACCCAACATCATCGTACTGATACCTATCAGCATAAGAAAGATCCCCAACAAATAACACAGCTTGAGCTCCACTGTGCATATAATGCTCAAGAGTGGATAGAGAATTGTAAGTCTGTCCCAggtcacctgcaaaatacagtGATATCCAATAATAAACAGATTATGATCAGGACTTAGGGAGTGATGCGTCCATTAGAAATTATAGATAGCACTACCAAGATAGGaatgaatttcaaaaatcaGATAACACTCTTAGGGAGGCCttccaagacaaaaaaaaaaaaaaggttatattTAGGGCTATCCACTGATAAATGTCCCCAAAGGCTCAATGGGATGACTGCTTGATACTCCGTCTTTCCTTTGCCAACTTTTTGTTGTGGAAAGTAGAAAAGACTGAATACAAATACTGCTTTATGCAACATGACTATGTTCAGAAATAAATGGCCAGATACAACTGGTTTAggaacaaaggaaacaatttcaagcactGATTGCTGGCATGAAAAGGTGGCGCTTATAATGTAACAGGACAAGTTCTCAAAATCTCCATTGATTCTTCAGCTTCTCGCAACAAGAGTTTACATGTTAATCAGGCACAATTTGCATCCTCCCAGAGCTCTGAATTTCCATGGATAATACCTTGCTTATCTAGGAAAAGGTGTTTGTTTAAACTAGTGAAATCAAAACACTTCTACTATTCCTTCAATAGAAGGTGCTGAGCACATACTCTTGTGTTCACACATCCATATATGGGCATGCTCATGTGTTTATACATGATGAAATAACTTACCAATGATCCCAAATTTGTATGGAGCATCCGGACCAATCTTTGGAGGTGTTTGAAACCAAAATTCTCGGGAAGAATCGCCCTCTCCAATCTTGTAATAGTACTTGGTGTCATACTGAGAGAGAATTTAACAATAATCTTACTCAGAACATTCTTTGAGACGTGAAGTTAGAGTCTCAACTATGCAGCTACTACCTTCTGTAAGACCATAGGCTAccaaaggaaaaatttgaaattctattGATACGCAATTCACCACAGAACGAGAACATTGAAAAAGTTAACAATCTAGAAAATGGTAATAAGTGACCTCGAGGCCCTCAAGTAGACAGTGATGTATGTAACCAGACTTGTAGTTATGGAAGCTGTAGTTTGTCATTGTCCCTTCAGCAGAAAGAGGGTATCTTTCCGGCGATGTTCCAAAGTGAACTATACTCAAACCAGGTGCATCAGGAGTCACCCACGATACAATGACAGCCTTCCCATCGTAATCACCTTGTGTGATATGCACCTGCAATATGatgtttcaaaagaaaatgatatcaTCAGGGCTTTACCAGAATATATTAAGGCAAGAGAAACAACGGCAGCCGGGAAAAAGATAAAGCATCCCTTGTCAGTAAGAATATAATCAGAATATGAAGGCACAGCACTCAAGATCTGGAATTGCTTCTttatccattcccccatttttttagaaaatactGCCACTTAAGAGTTCAAAGGAAAATGTACAGAGAGGAGCGAAAGAAAAACGACATCTCTTCTACAACAGTTCACTATTGCTTACTTGTTGTGGTGCGTTGTCACCCTTGGGGACTGCAAAGGCTTCATTATCGAAAGGAATGTCAACAGATGGCCACTCTGATCTGATAAATGTACTTGTGATTCCACCATATGCTCTGCCCCCACAGCTCAGGAAGGTGATTGCCGTgaaaataatttggataaaCCAGGAAGGCCTGCTACTGGCGTTGCCTATCATGGTTCAAAATAATGCACAATCACCTGCCAAATAGAATACAAGAATCCGTTAATCATCGGCTCAACTCCctgaaattaaattatttaagttaaaaaattagcactttaaGCATTCAAACATCTAATCCAAGATTACCACCAAATAATCTCACAATAACCAATCCACTCGTTTAGCAACTTCACGAAAATCTTCACTAGCACCCCCCCCACAAAACAAAACCCTTTTCTGCATCTTTCATGGACAAAATCATATTGTAGAAAACGATAAGAATTCTTCGTGGACAGAGTCGTCACTCATCGCAGGTTCCTACACACCCATTCTCATTTCCTATGAACGAGCAAGAATCATGCCAGATCACCCCTCGATAACCATGCTTTAATAACACAAGCAGCTCAGTCGCCACAAGAACATTAGATTGGGAACAACGTTATGCAGCGAGAGGGCGAAATTCGAGCAAATCGAAattgctaaagaagaaaaaaacccaaTTCAGCCAAAGGTAGATAGGTTGTGTATAGAGCGAGAGGAAATGATTACCTGCAAGAATCACgcgccagagagagagagagagagagagagagagagagaggaggggttGTGAGTCTAAAGGGTTGTTGTTGAGAGGACGAAGAGCGAAAGAGAAGCGATGACGTGGCTTGGCCTGGCTTTGCCTTGGAGGGGGCAGAAAGCTTTTGAAAATAGGCTTCTTTGTCGTGTACTCTACTGTGTGGGAATCCTTTGAAGAATCAAGAACGGGTTTTTGGAGTCTGTGATCAACAACTGTTGGCTATACTATAATCCATCAACAACCTGCAACATTTGTCTACATGGGATTTGGGACCGAGGGTGGCCATGGCCATAGCATGTGACTGTCCGGAGAAAATGACACTTGGTAATGTTTTTGTATGCGATGGCAGATTTTTGTCCAAGAGCGATGCGTCTCTCTGCTGCTTTGTCGCTGTTCCAATCAATTTTCCGTTCTCTGTCTGCACCTAACACTTttgatttctgatttttatttatgttattttcccAACAcgttaaaagtaaaagatattGTATAAGTTACAGGGGATTATTTGAATTACTAACGAATGATTGTTTTTACaggactttttttctttttcaccatGGAAAGTTTAGAAAAAGATATGTTGGAACCTGTAACACGTAATAGATGATCGAAATCagtttattgatttttattctGCTTTGTTCCAAttaatttctgttttttttttccctctctagAATTCAATTCATAACTTTTACATTCAAAATTCTTCTGGGTCCTCTAGCTTTCtctcctttgccttttcttgctCCTTTTGGCTTTAGATTTCTATGCATGGCAGGTGCTCACAAAAACTTCTTCTCAAAGCAAGAACGCCGCTAATCCTAAATTAACAATGATAATCTCAGTTTGATTTTGCaaacaagtttcttttttttttttctttcgtgtGCGTTTCTTTGAGGATTTTTGGGGAATTATGGTTTGGAAAAGATTGGGTTTTTCTCTAGTTGTGTTCATTGTGGCATCATGATCACGAATATGCACATGATAATTAAGAACTAATCCATCATATGACCCAAAACGATCTCGGTGAATCTCTCTTAGTGAATACTAAATGATAAGCCAAAAATGTTTGATTATTGATCTAAATATGCAATTATTGAGACGATTtctattatattgaaatttcaatttgaacttTCCATAgtggaaaaggcaaaaaaaaaaaaaaaaccccttatTATCTGGAGAGTGGCCTAGCAAGagatattttcattaaaaacaTGACTTGTAAGGAAAATAGAGAAACTAGCGGAAAgccggaaaagaaagaaacgggGAGAATGATGGGGTTTCTGAAAGAAGAAGGATTAAAGTGAgacccacaaaaaaagaagaaggagaagaagaaacaaaataaaagagttggccagataataaaataaaaggaatcataTGAATTTGTACCATAAATAATGAGCCAcacaaatggtaaaaaaaaaaaaatgggagtgTCAAAGCCATAGGGAGAGTGAAAAAAGCATGAGCCTAAATTAATAATGGTTGGTGCAATTGGTTAACAGGTTTGAGTGAggatttttcatgttatttcttcaaattttattaattgcGTGTAAACTATTTTGAATTGAGACAATCTATACATGTCAAAAACCTAAACTTAATTGATCAATAAGACTTACTGGGTGTTCTATTTCTAAGGCAATCGAATCTCCAAGCTCATGTCTCTGGGTTATTAAACAAAATAGTGGATTAATAGTTCTTCTAATGAACATGATGACCATTGCTAAAATTACTTTTGGTAGTCaataattttcctattttcttggtatatatcaAACTCATGGTAAGCACTAGTAACTTCACCCGATGCGGCTTTCCATCCCGGGCCGGGCCGGCCCATTTACCCACCATCGCGCTTTTCTTAGCATTTCGCCGATCGAACAAAAATCGTAGCCGTCGCGCCTCGCGGTCCGACTTTCGTCTAATCTGATCGACCGATTAGGGTTTCCAGCTCCCTCTGATCGCTCGATCTCCAACCAATTTCCAATCCCTCATCCCCTATTTGATCTCGCAGTTCCGATCCACTATCATCTTCATCGCCGAAGCCCTGGGAAAATGGGGAAGAACGAGTTCCTCACGCCCAAGGCCATCGCCAACAGGATCAAGGCCAAGGGCCTCCAGAAGCTCCGGTGGTACTGCCAGATGTGCCAGAAGCAGTGCCGCGACGAGAACGGCTTCAAGTGCCACTGCATGAGCGAGAGCCACCAGCGCCAGATGCAGGTCTTCGGCCAGAACCCCCACCGCATCGTCGACGGCTACTCCGAGGAGTTCGAGACCTCCTTCCTCGAGCACATGAAGCGCAGCCACCGATTCAGCCGCGTCGCCGCCACCGTGGTCTACAACGAGTATATCCACGACCGGCACCATGTCCACATGAACTCCACGCAGTGGGCGACTTTGACCGAGTTCGTCAAGTATCTAGGCAGGACTGGGAAGTGTAAGGTGGAGGAGACGCCCAAGGGTTGGTTCATTACGTACATTGATAGGGATAGTGAGACTCTGTTTAAGGAGAGGCAAAA
This genomic interval from Rhodamnia argentea isolate NSW1041297 chromosome 4, ASM2092103v1, whole genome shotgun sequence contains the following:
- the LOC115751006 gene encoding bifunctional purple acid phosphatase 26-like, yielding MIGNASSRPSWFIQIIFTAITFLSCGGRAYGGITSTFIRSEWPSVDIPFDNEAFAVPKGDNAPQQVHITQGDYDGKAVIVSWVTPDAPGLSIVHFGTSPERYPLSAEGTMTNYSFHNYKSGYIHHCLLEGLEYDTKYYYKIGEGDSSREFWFQTPPKIGPDAPYKFGIIGDLGQTYNSLSTLEHYMHSGAQAVLFVGDLSYADRYQYDDVGSRWDTWGRFVEKSAAYQPWIWSVGNHEIEYMPYMGEVIPFKSYLHRYATPYLASKSISPLWYAIRRASAHIIVLSSYSPFVKYTPQWMWLREEFKGVDREKTPWLIVLMHIPIYNSNDAHFMEGESMRSVFESWFVQNKVDVIFAGHVHAYERSYRISNIHYNVSTGDPYPVPDESAPVYITVGDGGNQEGLAGRFRDPQPEYSAFREASYGHSTLEIKNRTHALYHWNRNDDGKKVGADSFVLHNQFWATNGRRRKLKKKHYLMSLVGQTVAY